A window from Primulina huaijiensis isolate GDHJ02 chromosome 11, ASM1229523v2, whole genome shotgun sequence encodes these proteins:
- the LOC140988997 gene encoding protein disulfide-isomerase like 2-1-like, with protein MARLWICSVFALILCLFAHAFADDVVVLTEDNFEKEVGQNRGALVEFYAPWCGHCKKLAPEYENLGASFKKAKSVLIGKVDCDEHKSLCSKYGVSGYPTIQWFPKGSLEPKKYEGERSAEALTEFVNSEGGTNVKIAKIPSSVVVITPDNFDEIVLDEKKDVLVEFYAPWCGHCKNLAPTYEKVAKAFDAEEDVVIANVDADNHKDLAEKYGVSGFPTLKFFPKNKKAGEDYDGGRDLDDFVNFINEKCGTSRNGKGQLTSKAGVVETLNSLVKEFISATNEDKKALFDRIEEEAEKLTGSTARYGKIYVKAAKSCLDKGADYAKKEVQRLERMLAKSISPAKADEFTLKRNIMSTFASDH; from the exons ATGGCGAGACTGTGGATCTGCTCAGTATTCGCTTTGATTTTGTGCCTGTTTGCTCATGCGTTTGCCGACGATGTCGTGGTGTTGACCGAGGACAACTTCGAGAAAGAGGTTGGCCAAAATCGAGGAGCTCTCGTTGAGTTCTACGCCCCCTG GTGTGGACACTGTAAAAAGCTTGCTCCCGAGTATGAAAACCTTGGCGCGAGTTTCAAGAAGGCCAAATCAGTTTTGATTGGCAAG GTTGATTGTGATGAGCACAAAAGTCTTTGCAGTAAATATGGGGTTTCTGGCTATCCCACCATCCAATGGTTTCCCAAGGGTTCTTTGGAGCCAAAAAA GTATGAAGGTGAACGTAGTGCAGAAGCCCTTACCGAATTTGTAAACAGTGAAGGAG GGACAAATGTTAAGATTGCTAAAATCCCTTCGAGTGTAGTGGTTATAACTCCCGACAACTTCGATGAAATCGTACTTGATGAGAAAAAAGATGTCCTTGTGGAGTTTTATGCACCCTG GTGTGGTCATTGCAAGAACCTTGCTCCT ACTTACGAAAAGGTTGCAAAAGCATTCGACGCAGAAGAAGATGTTGTGATTGCCAATGTCGATGCTGATAATCACAAGGATCTTGCTGAGAA GTATGGCGTGAGTGGTTTTCCTACCCTGAAGTTCTTCCCGAAGAACAAGAAGGCTGGTGAAGATTATGATGGTGGCAGAGATTTAGATGACTTTGTTAACTTCATCAATGAGAAGTGTGGAACTAGCCGAAATGGTAAAGGACAATTGACTTCTAAG GCCGGTGTTGTTGAGACCCTAAATAGCTTAGTGAAGGAATTTATAAGTGCAACAAATGAGGATAAAAAGGCTTTATTCGACCGGATAGAAGAGGAAGCTGAAAAACTTACCGGGTCTACTGCAAG ATACGGGAAGATATACGTGAAAGCTGCCAAGAGTTGCTTGGACAAAGGTGCTGATTACGCCAAAAAAGAAGTTCAGCGGCTAGAACGCATGCTAGCCAAG